From the genome of Eucalyptus grandis isolate ANBG69807.140 chromosome 2, ASM1654582v1, whole genome shotgun sequence, one region includes:
- the LOC104419048 gene encoding uncharacterized protein LOC104419048 has protein sequence PFDPSESRPFSLPTQQSLVLALSLSDARIKFELQRQGWSREEREGGNGHAAEGQLRLPTAAAIEPRGSPVPDTFGPIVISPLRSSPQFNARDWAERAVGLGLDGPAVGGGVGSRRRRKRSGWSDVVVVASGNAAAPSWDSWKPSEASSAPSLSDIAWPAAGAFAAMAIFGKMDQILAPKGFSMTIAPLGAVCAVLFTAPSSPAARKYNMFMAQIGCAVIGVLAFSMFGPGWLARSTALAASIAFMIYTRATHPPAASLPILFIDAAKLHHLNFWYAIFPGAAGCIVLCLIQEMVSFLKENVKF, from the exons CCTTTCGACCCCTCCGAAAGCCGCCCCTTCTCGTTGCCAACGCAGCAGAGTCTCGTtctcgccctctctctctccgatgCACGCATTAAGTTTGAGCTTCAGCGACAGGGCTGGAGCAGggaagagagggaaggaggaaaTGGGCATGCAGCTGAAGGTCAACTGCGATTACCTACTGCGGCCGCAATCGAACCTCGCGGGTCGCCCGTTCCTGACACGTTCGGGCCCATCGTCATTTCGCCATTGCGAAGTTCTCCGCAATTCAATGCTCGTGACTGGGCGGAGAGAGCTGTCGGTCTTGGTTTGGATGGACCGGCTGTCGGCGGCGGAGTGGGGAGTAGAAGGCGGAGAAAGAGGAGCGGGTGGTCTGACGTTGTGGTGGTAGCGTCGGGCAATGCGGCGGCGCCGTCCTGGGATAGCTGGAAGCCCAGCGAGGCTTCCTCGGCGCCGTCTCTCAGCGACATCGCTTGGCCTGCCGCAG GGGCATTTGCTGCTATGGCTATATTTGGAAAGATGGACCAAATTTTAGCACCAAAGGGGTTTTCGATGACAATTGCTCCTCTAGGTGCCGTTTGTGCAGTCCTCTTCACTGCTCCCTCCTCCCCTGCTGCTCGG AAGTATAACATGTTCATGGCTCAGATAGGATGTGCAGTCATTGGTGTGCTTGCATTTTCAATGTTTGGGCCAGGTTGGCTTGCTAGGAGCACGGCTCTAGCTGCATCTATTGCTTTCATGATCTATACCCGCGCAACACATCCGCCGG CTGCAAGCTTGCCGATACTGTTCATCGATGCTGCCAAGTTGCACCACTTGAATTTTTGGTATGCCATCTTCCCAGGTGCTGCTGGTTGCATTGTGCTCTGCCTGATC CAAGAGATGGTATCTTTCTTGAAGGAGAACGTGAAATTCTGA
- the LOC120290435 gene encoding (-)-isopiperitenol/(-)-carveol dehydrogenase, mitochondrial-like: protein MMGPFLASFVCYQPSESLAVAGIFRYEDDDNSKVILKLMVKFIISSQPFHSKETIILKVPGLRAKSADGLAKYLLGTIGSTSPSARLHRPFLYSVFHSLLAEMASHASNKLDGKVAIITGGASGIGEETARRLAYHGAYVVIADIQDKKGHNLVASIGSHRCTYIHCDVTDEQQVKFLVESTLRSNGHLDILFSNAGTVNDVKQDILEFNIPAFERLFAVNVRGMAACVKHGARAMVAGAIKGNIICTASIRASTGNENYVDYVMSKHAVLGLVRSASKQLGAYGIRVNCVSPGAVATPLLCQAFGVSEEEGERMYESHSCLKGVLKAKHVADAVVFLASEEAEFINGHDLAVDGGWI, encoded by the exons ATGATGGGCCCCTTCTTGGCCTCCTTTGTGTGCTATCAACCGAGTGAGAGTCTGGCCGTGGCAGGCATCTTTCGCTATGAAGATGATGATAACTCTAAAGTAATTTTGAAGCTGATGGTCAAATTCATCATCTCCTCTCAACCTTTTCATTCAAAAGAAACCATCATTTTGAAGGTTCCCGGATTACGTGCTAAGTCTGCTGATGGATTAGCTAAATATCTGCTTGGAACCAT TGGCTCTACATCTCCTTCGGCACGACTTCATAGGCCATTTCTGTATTCAGTTTTCCATTCTCTGCTTGCAGAAATGGCAAGCCACGCCTCAAACAAACTTGACGGCAAAGTAGCCATCATCACCGGTGGCGCAAGTGGCATCGGCGAGGAGACGGCACGTCGGTTGGCATATCACGGCGCGTATGTTGTGATTGCCGACATCCAAGACAAAAAGGGCCACAACCTCGTGGCATCGATCGGATCCCACCGGTGCACCTACATCCATTGTGATGTCACGGATGAGCAACAGGTGAAGTTCTTGGTAGAATCGACTCTTCGATCAAATGGTCACCTAGACATCTTGTTCAGCAACGCAGGCACAGTGAATGACGTCAAACAAGACATTCTCGAGTTCAACATACCAGCTTTCGAAAGGCTTTTCGCCGTCAATGTTCGGGGAATGGCCGCCTGTGTCAAGCACGGGGCGCGCGCCATGGTGGCGGGAGCCATAAAGGGAAACATTATTTGCACGGCAAGCATCCGGGCCAGCACCGGAAACGAGAATTACGTGGACTATGTAATGTCTAAGCATGCCGTGCTGGGTCTGGTGAGGTCGGCGAGCAAGCAACTTGGAGCATACGGTATACGCGTGAACTGTGTCTCGCCCGGAGCGGTCGCAACACCGTTACTCTGTCAAGCGTTTGGCGTGAGTGAGGAGGAAGGCGAGAGGATGTACGAGTCTCATTCGTGCTTGAAAGGAGTGCTGAAGGCGAAGCACGTGGCTGATGCCGTGGTGTTCTTAGCTTCCGAAGAGGCCGAATTCATCAACGGACACGATCTGGCGGTTGATGGAGGATGGATTTGA
- the LOC104419063 gene encoding protein NRT1/ PTR FAMILY 4.6 isoform X1: MKGGETGNMELNELEGYVDWRNRPALKDRHGGMLAAFFVLVVEVLENLAFLANASNLVVYLTKFMHYSPSNSANIVTTFMGTTFLLALLGGFLADAHITTYRIYLMSAAIEFTGLLVLMIQARIPSLRPLSCDSSGAHSPCQELGGAKVVMLFAGLYLVALGVGGIKGSLPPHGAEQFDENTPEGRKQRSSFFNYYIFSLSCGALLAVTFVVWIEDNVGWQWGFGISAATILISIPIFLLGSSTYRVKTPTRSPITIMFKVLVASIFNTCKSRKPTNAVVSMATSPSDREPEDVEAEGKEPSQTLTVHLGFLNRAAMKNPSYPMLQCTVREVERVKTVIKILPIFMSTIILNSCLAQLSTFSVQQAATMNTKLGSLRVPPASLPIFPVLFIMILAPVYNHLVIPLARKINKTEMGITYLQRIGTGLVLSIVAMAVAALVEVKRKKVAAESGKIDSAGPLPITFLWIALQYLFLGSADLFTLAGMLEFFFTETPRSMRSLATALSWTSLAMGYYLSSALISIVNKITGMLSPTPWMSGSNLNHYHLEGFYWLLCMLTGINFLHYLFWATRYSYSSRST, from the exons ATGAAAGGAGGAGAAACG GGCAATATGGAACTGAATGAATTGGAAGGTTATGTAGATTGGAGGAACAGACCGGCACTCAAAGATCGTCATGGAGGCATGTTGGCTGCCTTCTTTGTCTTGG TTGTGGAGGTGCTGGAGAATTTAGCATTCCTGGCTAATGCAAGCAACCTTGTGGTCTACCTGACAAAATTTATGCATTATTCGCCATCCAACTCTGCCAATATTGTCACTACTTTCATGGGAACAACTTTTCTTCTCGCTCTCCTTGGTGGCTTTCTAGCAGATGCTCACATAACAACCTACAGAATATATCTGATGAGCGCTGCAATAGAGTTCACG GGGTTGCTAGTTCTCATGATTCAAGCTCGCATTCCTTCGTTAAGACCACTGAGTTGTGATTCATCTGGCGCCCATTCTCCGTGTCAAGAACTTGGTGGTGCGAAAGTAGTGATGTTATTTGCAGGCCTCTATCTGGTGGCTTTAGGAGTTGGTGGGATAAAAGGCTCACTACCTCCACATGGGGCGGAGCAATTTGATGAGAACACTCCAGAAGGCAGGAAGCAGAGATCAAGCTTTTTCAACTATTACATTTTCAGCCTCTCTTGCGGGGCTTTGCTTGCTGTCACGTTTGTGGTTTGGATTGAAGATAACGTAGGTTGGCAGTGGGGCTTTGGGATATCGGCTGCAACGATTCTGATCTCCATCCCAATCTTCCTCCTTGGTTCTTCTACCTATCGCGTCAAAACACCCACCAGAAGCCCCATCACAATCATGTTCAAG GTGCTGGTGGCATCGATCTTTAACACTTGCAAATCCAGGAAACCAACAAATGCTGTGGTGAGCATGGCAACAAGCCCATCTGATAGAGAGCCAGAGGATGTAGAAGCTGAAGGAAAGGAGCCAAGTCAGACCCTGACAGTACATCTCGGATTCCTAAACAGAGCGGCAATGAAGAATCCCAGCTACCCAATGCTGCAATGCACCGTCAGGGAAGTGGAAAGGGTCAAGACAGTGATAAAGATTCTCCCCATCTTCATGTCGACTATAATTTTGAACAGCTGCCTCGCACAACTCTCGACCTTTTCGGTCCAACAAGCAGCCACCATGAATACCAAGCTAGGCTCCCTGAGAGTCCCGCCGGCTTCCCTCCCCATCTTCCCAGTCCTCTTCATAATGATACTAGCGCCAGTCTACAACCACCTAGTCATACCGTTGGcaaggaaaatcaataaaaCCGAAATGGGCATCACTTATCTTCAGCGAATTGGGACAGGGCTAGTTCTGTCCATTGTGGCAATGGCAGTGGCAGCTTTGGTTGAAGTCAAGAGGAAGAAAGTTGCCGCAGAATCCGGGAAAATAGATTCCGCCGGACCACTACCGATCACATTCTTGTGGATAGCACTGCAATACTTGTTCCTTGGATCGGCCGATCTTTTCACGCTGGCAGGCATGCTGGAGTTCTTCTTCACAGAAACCCCACGAAGCATGCGGTCCTTGGCCACAGCGCTCTCCTGGACATCATTAGCCATGGGCTACTACCTCAGCTCGGCACTCATTTCCATAGTCAACAAAATCACCGGCATGTTATCTCCGACGCCTTGGATGTCCGGCAGCAACTTGAATCACTACCACCTGGAGGGGTTCTATTGGCTGCTATGCATGCTAACCGGAATCAATTTCTTGCATTACCTCTTTTGGGCTACTCGCTACAGCTACAGCTCCAGATCGACATAA
- the LOC104419057 gene encoding homeobox-leucine zipper protein HAT5, translated as MAGGASASASAITTLLQNQRVPPPPPSDAFFLSGSSPFLGSRAMVSFEDAHRGNRLNRPFFRSIDPDENGEDDLEDYFHQPEKKRRLTVEQVQFLEKSFEVENKLEPDRKIQLAKDLGLQPRQVAIWFQNRRARWKTKQLEKDYETLQASFNTLKSDYDTLIKERNDLKAEVLNLTDKLLHKGNEKESSESSSKSSQGLFQNPIADSVSEDEVSRVPIPTCRPEDICSVKSGMFDSESPHYTDAAHSSLLEPGDSSYAFEPDHSDLSQDEEDNLSKSLLSTRNYPKLENSDYAILPPNSCNFGFHAEDPAFWPWSY; from the exons ATGGCGGGCGGTGCTTCGGCTTCGGCTTCGGCTATCACGACTCTGCTTCAGAACCAAAGggtccctcctcctcctccttctgatGCCTTTTTCCTTTCTGGGTCTTCTCCTTTTCtgg GTTCAAGAGCCATGGTGAGCTTCGAAGATGCTCACAGGGGAAACAGATTGAACAGACCGTTTTTCCGGTCAATCGACCCTGATGAAAACGGGGAAGACGACCTGGAGGATTACTTCCATCAGCCTGAAAAGAAGAGGCGCCTGACTGTTGAGCAGGTACAGTTTCTTGAAAAGAGTTTTGAAGTAGAGAACAAGCTCGAGCCAGATCGCAAAATCCAGTTGGCAAAAGACCTCGGATTGCAGCCACGACAGGTAGCGATATGGTTTCAGAATCGTCGTGCACGGTGGAAGACGAAGCAGCTAGAGAAGGATTATGAAACTTTGCAAGCTTCTTTTAACACCCTGAAGTCAGACTACGACACTCTCATCAAGGAGCGGAATGATCTGAAAGCCGAG GTTCTTAACCTCACGGACAAGCTACTTCACAAGGGAAATGAGAAGGAGAGTTCCGAGTCGTCCAGCAAATCATCTCAAGGGCTATTCCAGAACCCCATTGCTGATTCTGTTTCTGAGGACGAAGTGTCCAGAGTCCCCATTCCTACATGCCGGCCAGAGGATATTTGCTCGGTCAAGAGCGGCATGTTCGATTCTGAAAGTCCGCATTACACTGACGCTGCCCACTCTTCGCTCTTAGAGCCCGGTGATTCTTCCTATGCTTTCGAACCTGACCATTCAGACCTATctcaagatgaagaagataatTTGAGCAAGAGCCTTTTGTCCACTCGCAATTACCCAAAGCTTGAAAACTCTGACTACGCCATCCTGCCTCCAAATTCGTGTAACTTTGGATTCCATGCTGAGGATCCTGCCTTTTGGCCTTGGTCATACTGA
- the LOC104419063 gene encoding protein NRT1/ PTR FAMILY 4.6 isoform X2, with protein sequence MHYSPSNSANIVTTFMGTTFLLALLGGFLADAHITTYRIYLMSAAIEFTGLLVLMIQARIPSLRPLSCDSSGAHSPCQELGGAKVVMLFAGLYLVALGVGGIKGSLPPHGAEQFDENTPEGRKQRSSFFNYYIFSLSCGALLAVTFVVWIEDNVGWQWGFGISAATILISIPIFLLGSSTYRVKTPTRSPITIMFKVLVASIFNTCKSRKPTNAVVSMATSPSDREPEDVEAEGKEPSQTLTVHLGFLNRAAMKNPSYPMLQCTVREVERVKTVIKILPIFMSTIILNSCLAQLSTFSVQQAATMNTKLGSLRVPPASLPIFPVLFIMILAPVYNHLVIPLARKINKTEMGITYLQRIGTGLVLSIVAMAVAALVEVKRKKVAAESGKIDSAGPLPITFLWIALQYLFLGSADLFTLAGMLEFFFTETPRSMRSLATALSWTSLAMGYYLSSALISIVNKITGMLSPTPWMSGSNLNHYHLEGFYWLLCMLTGINFLHYLFWATRYSYSSRST encoded by the exons ATGCATTATTCGCCATCCAACTCTGCCAATATTGTCACTACTTTCATGGGAACAACTTTTCTTCTCGCTCTCCTTGGTGGCTTTCTAGCAGATGCTCACATAACAACCTACAGAATATATCTGATGAGCGCTGCAATAGAGTTCACG GGGTTGCTAGTTCTCATGATTCAAGCTCGCATTCCTTCGTTAAGACCACTGAGTTGTGATTCATCTGGCGCCCATTCTCCGTGTCAAGAACTTGGTGGTGCGAAAGTAGTGATGTTATTTGCAGGCCTCTATCTGGTGGCTTTAGGAGTTGGTGGGATAAAAGGCTCACTACCTCCACATGGGGCGGAGCAATTTGATGAGAACACTCCAGAAGGCAGGAAGCAGAGATCAAGCTTTTTCAACTATTACATTTTCAGCCTCTCTTGCGGGGCTTTGCTTGCTGTCACGTTTGTGGTTTGGATTGAAGATAACGTAGGTTGGCAGTGGGGCTTTGGGATATCGGCTGCAACGATTCTGATCTCCATCCCAATCTTCCTCCTTGGTTCTTCTACCTATCGCGTCAAAACACCCACCAGAAGCCCCATCACAATCATGTTCAAG GTGCTGGTGGCATCGATCTTTAACACTTGCAAATCCAGGAAACCAACAAATGCTGTGGTGAGCATGGCAACAAGCCCATCTGATAGAGAGCCAGAGGATGTAGAAGCTGAAGGAAAGGAGCCAAGTCAGACCCTGACAGTACATCTCGGATTCCTAAACAGAGCGGCAATGAAGAATCCCAGCTACCCAATGCTGCAATGCACCGTCAGGGAAGTGGAAAGGGTCAAGACAGTGATAAAGATTCTCCCCATCTTCATGTCGACTATAATTTTGAACAGCTGCCTCGCACAACTCTCGACCTTTTCGGTCCAACAAGCAGCCACCATGAATACCAAGCTAGGCTCCCTGAGAGTCCCGCCGGCTTCCCTCCCCATCTTCCCAGTCCTCTTCATAATGATACTAGCGCCAGTCTACAACCACCTAGTCATACCGTTGGcaaggaaaatcaataaaaCCGAAATGGGCATCACTTATCTTCAGCGAATTGGGACAGGGCTAGTTCTGTCCATTGTGGCAATGGCAGTGGCAGCTTTGGTTGAAGTCAAGAGGAAGAAAGTTGCCGCAGAATCCGGGAAAATAGATTCCGCCGGACCACTACCGATCACATTCTTGTGGATAGCACTGCAATACTTGTTCCTTGGATCGGCCGATCTTTTCACGCTGGCAGGCATGCTGGAGTTCTTCTTCACAGAAACCCCACGAAGCATGCGGTCCTTGGCCACAGCGCTCTCCTGGACATCATTAGCCATGGGCTACTACCTCAGCTCGGCACTCATTTCCATAGTCAACAAAATCACCGGCATGTTATCTCCGACGCCTTGGATGTCCGGCAGCAACTTGAATCACTACCACCTGGAGGGGTTCTATTGGCTGCTATGCATGCTAACCGGAATCAATTTCTTGCATTACCTCTTTTGGGCTACTCGCTACAGCTACAGCTCCAGATCGACATAA